From Ptiloglossa arizonensis isolate GNS036 chromosome 10, iyPtiAriz1_principal, whole genome shotgun sequence, the proteins below share one genomic window:
- the LOC143152453 gene encoding adenosylhomocysteinase-like 1 isoform X1 yields the protein MADSGDAVNSTSSGKADRNTVIDGPVTDPASNNKSLEASNNAFHGARTKLDSKSGALKKSSRYRSRSLSASSTDSYSSASYTGSSSDEDDVSPREKVQKTEKGFTDFCVRNINQHMFGRREIEIAEQEMPGIMALRKRAADDKPLKNAKIVGCTHINAQTAILIETLVHLGAQVRWAACNIYSTQNEVAAALAHARYPIFAWRGETEEDFWWCIDKCVAAENWQPNMILDDGGDATHLMLKKYNVMFKMIQGIVEESVTGVHRLYQLSKAGKLSVPAMNVNDSVTKTKFDNLYSCRESIIDSLKRSTDIMFGGKQVVICGYGEVGKGCCQALKGLGCIVYITEIDPICALQASMDGFRVMKLNEVIRNVDIVITATGNKNVVTREHMDKMKNGCVVCNMGHSNTEIDINSLRTPDLIWEKVRSQVDHVIWPDGKRIVLLAEGRLVNLSCSSIPSFVVSITAATQALALIELFNAPPGRYKSDVYLLPKKMDEYVASLHLPTFDAHLTELTDEQAKYMGLNKAGPFKPNYYRY from the exons ATGGCTGACAGCGGGGATGCCGTGAACAGTACATCGTCAGGAAAAGCGGATAGAAATACCGTAATCGATGGACCTGTCACCGATCCAGCATCAAATAATAAG AGCCTAGAGGCATCAAATAATGCCTTTCACGGCGCGAGAACAAAATTA gATTCCAAGTCTGGAGCCTTGAAGAAGTCCAGCCGCTATCGTAGCCGCTCTTTATCAGCCAGCAGCACAGATAGCTATAGTTCTG CTTCTTATACAGGAAGTTCGTCGGATGAAGATGATGTTTCGCCACGTGAAAAAGTTCAAAAAACGGAAAAGGGTTTCACCGATTTTTGCGTACGTAATATTAACCAACACATGTTTGGTCgaagagaaatagaaatagCTGAACAAGAAATGCCTGGAATCATGGCGCTTCGTAAACGTGCAGCTGATGATAAG CCACTGAAGAATGCTAAAATTGTGGGGTGTACTCATATTAATGCTCAAACTGCTATCCTCATTGAAACCTTAGTACATTTGGGAGCACAAGTCAGATGGGCAGCATGCAACATATATTCAACACAAAATGAAGTGGCTGCTGCCCTTGCTCATGCCCGTTATCCAATTTTTGCTTGGCGCGGCGAAACAGAAGAAGATTTCTGGTGGTGTATCGATAAATGTGTAGCAGCTGAAAATTGGCAACCTAATATGATACTGGATGACGGAGGAGATGCAACACATTTAATGCTCAAAAAATATAACGTTATGTTTAAGATGATTCAAG GAATCGTCGAAGAGAGCGTAACAGGTGTACATAGATTATATCAATTATCCAAAGCAGGAAAATTATCCGTCCCTGCCATGAATGTGAATGACAGCGTAACAAAGACCAAGTTTGACAATCTTTATAGCTGCCGCGAAAGTATTATCGATAG CTTGAAAAGATCCACAGATATTATGTTTGGTGGAAAACAAGTTGTAATTTGTGGCTATGGCGAGGTTGGTAAAGGCTGTTGTCAGGCTCTTAAAGGCTTGGGATGTATCGTTTATATAACTGAAATTGATCCAATTTGTGCTTTACAAGCTAG TATGGATGGCTTTAGAGTAATGAAACTAAACGAAGTTATCAGAAACGTTGACATTGTTATTACAGCAACAGGCAATAAAAATGTAGTTACACGAGAACATATGGACAAGATGAAGAACGGATGTGTGGTGTGCAATATGGGACACAGCAATACAGAAATAGATATT AACAGTTTACGCACGCCTGATTTAATTTGGGAAAAAGTAAGGTCTCAAGTGGATCATGTTATCTGGCCAGATGGAAAGCGCATCGTGTTATTAGCGGAAGGCCGTTTAGTCAACTTATCTTGTTCCAGCATTCCCTCATTTGTTGTATCAATTACAGCTGCTACCCAAGCGTTAGCGCTTATTGAACTTTTTAACGCGCCTCCAGGACGATATAAAAGCGACGTTTATCTACTACCAAAAAAGATGG ACGAGTACGTGGCCTCATTACATCTACCAACATTTGATGCACATTTGACGGAATTAACGGACGAACAAGCAAAATACATGGGACTTAATAAGGCTGGACCTTTTAAGCCTAATTATTATCG CTATTAA
- the LOC143152453 gene encoding adenosylhomocysteinase-like 1 isoform X5: MADSGDAVNSTSSGKADRNTVIDGPVTDPASNNKSLEASNNAFHGARTKLDSKSGALKKSSRYRSRSLSASSTDSYSSASYTGSSSDEDDVSPREKVQKTEKGFTDFCVRNINQHMFGRREIEIAEQEMPGIMALRKRAADDKPLKNAKIVGCTHINAQTAILIETLVHLGAQVRWAACNIYSTQNEVAAALAHARYPIFAWRGETEEDFWWCIDKCVAAENWQPNMILDDGGDATHLMLKKYNVMFKMIQGIVEESVTGVHRLYQLSKAGKLSVPAMNVNDSVTKTKFDNLYSCRESIIDSLKRSTDIMFGGKQVVICGYGEVGKGCCQALKGLGCIVYITEIDPICALQASMDGFRVMKLNEVIRNVDIVITATGNKNVVTREHMDKMKNGCVVCNMGHSNTEIDIVRLSFNDRITKKKRNILVRH; the protein is encoded by the exons ATGGCTGACAGCGGGGATGCCGTGAACAGTACATCGTCAGGAAAAGCGGATAGAAATACCGTAATCGATGGACCTGTCACCGATCCAGCATCAAATAATAAG AGCCTAGAGGCATCAAATAATGCCTTTCACGGCGCGAGAACAAAATTA gATTCCAAGTCTGGAGCCTTGAAGAAGTCCAGCCGCTATCGTAGCCGCTCTTTATCAGCCAGCAGCACAGATAGCTATAGTTCTG CTTCTTATACAGGAAGTTCGTCGGATGAAGATGATGTTTCGCCACGTGAAAAAGTTCAAAAAACGGAAAAGGGTTTCACCGATTTTTGCGTACGTAATATTAACCAACACATGTTTGGTCgaagagaaatagaaatagCTGAACAAGAAATGCCTGGAATCATGGCGCTTCGTAAACGTGCAGCTGATGATAAG CCACTGAAGAATGCTAAAATTGTGGGGTGTACTCATATTAATGCTCAAACTGCTATCCTCATTGAAACCTTAGTACATTTGGGAGCACAAGTCAGATGGGCAGCATGCAACATATATTCAACACAAAATGAAGTGGCTGCTGCCCTTGCTCATGCCCGTTATCCAATTTTTGCTTGGCGCGGCGAAACAGAAGAAGATTTCTGGTGGTGTATCGATAAATGTGTAGCAGCTGAAAATTGGCAACCTAATATGATACTGGATGACGGAGGAGATGCAACACATTTAATGCTCAAAAAATATAACGTTATGTTTAAGATGATTCAAG GAATCGTCGAAGAGAGCGTAACAGGTGTACATAGATTATATCAATTATCCAAAGCAGGAAAATTATCCGTCCCTGCCATGAATGTGAATGACAGCGTAACAAAGACCAAGTTTGACAATCTTTATAGCTGCCGCGAAAGTATTATCGATAG CTTGAAAAGATCCACAGATATTATGTTTGGTGGAAAACAAGTTGTAATTTGTGGCTATGGCGAGGTTGGTAAAGGCTGTTGTCAGGCTCTTAAAGGCTTGGGATGTATCGTTTATATAACTGAAATTGATCCAATTTGTGCTTTACAAGCTAG TATGGATGGCTTTAGAGTAATGAAACTAAACGAAGTTATCAGAAACGTTGACATTGTTATTACAGCAACAGGCAATAAAAATGTAGTTACACGAGAACATATGGACAAGATGAAGAACGGATGTGTGGTGTGCAATATGGGACACAGCAATACAGAAATAGATATTGTACGTTTAAGCTTTAATGATAGAAT aacaaaaaaaaaaagaaatatattggtAAGACATTAA
- the LOC143152453 gene encoding adenosylhomocysteinase-like 1 isoform X2 encodes MADSGDAVNSTSSGKADRNTVIDGPVTDPASNNKSLEASNNAFHGARTKLDSKSGALKKSSRYRSRSLSASSTDSYSSGSSSDEDDVSPREKVQKTEKGFTDFCVRNINQHMFGRREIEIAEQEMPGIMALRKRAADDKPLKNAKIVGCTHINAQTAILIETLVHLGAQVRWAACNIYSTQNEVAAALAHARYPIFAWRGETEEDFWWCIDKCVAAENWQPNMILDDGGDATHLMLKKYNVMFKMIQGIVEESVTGVHRLYQLSKAGKLSVPAMNVNDSVTKTKFDNLYSCRESIIDSLKRSTDIMFGGKQVVICGYGEVGKGCCQALKGLGCIVYITEIDPICALQASMDGFRVMKLNEVIRNVDIVITATGNKNVVTREHMDKMKNGCVVCNMGHSNTEIDINSLRTPDLIWEKVRSQVDHVIWPDGKRIVLLAEGRLVNLSCSSIPSFVVSITAATQALALIELFNAPPGRYKSDVYLLPKKMDEYVASLHLPTFDAHLTELTDEQAKYMGLNKAGPFKPNYYRY; translated from the exons ATGGCTGACAGCGGGGATGCCGTGAACAGTACATCGTCAGGAAAAGCGGATAGAAATACCGTAATCGATGGACCTGTCACCGATCCAGCATCAAATAATAAG AGCCTAGAGGCATCAAATAATGCCTTTCACGGCGCGAGAACAAAATTA gATTCCAAGTCTGGAGCCTTGAAGAAGTCCAGCCGCTATCGTAGCCGCTCTTTATCAGCCAGCAGCACAGATAGCTATAGTTCTG GAAGTTCGTCGGATGAAGATGATGTTTCGCCACGTGAAAAAGTTCAAAAAACGGAAAAGGGTTTCACCGATTTTTGCGTACGTAATATTAACCAACACATGTTTGGTCgaagagaaatagaaatagCTGAACAAGAAATGCCTGGAATCATGGCGCTTCGTAAACGTGCAGCTGATGATAAG CCACTGAAGAATGCTAAAATTGTGGGGTGTACTCATATTAATGCTCAAACTGCTATCCTCATTGAAACCTTAGTACATTTGGGAGCACAAGTCAGATGGGCAGCATGCAACATATATTCAACACAAAATGAAGTGGCTGCTGCCCTTGCTCATGCCCGTTATCCAATTTTTGCTTGGCGCGGCGAAACAGAAGAAGATTTCTGGTGGTGTATCGATAAATGTGTAGCAGCTGAAAATTGGCAACCTAATATGATACTGGATGACGGAGGAGATGCAACACATTTAATGCTCAAAAAATATAACGTTATGTTTAAGATGATTCAAG GAATCGTCGAAGAGAGCGTAACAGGTGTACATAGATTATATCAATTATCCAAAGCAGGAAAATTATCCGTCCCTGCCATGAATGTGAATGACAGCGTAACAAAGACCAAGTTTGACAATCTTTATAGCTGCCGCGAAAGTATTATCGATAG CTTGAAAAGATCCACAGATATTATGTTTGGTGGAAAACAAGTTGTAATTTGTGGCTATGGCGAGGTTGGTAAAGGCTGTTGTCAGGCTCTTAAAGGCTTGGGATGTATCGTTTATATAACTGAAATTGATCCAATTTGTGCTTTACAAGCTAG TATGGATGGCTTTAGAGTAATGAAACTAAACGAAGTTATCAGAAACGTTGACATTGTTATTACAGCAACAGGCAATAAAAATGTAGTTACACGAGAACATATGGACAAGATGAAGAACGGATGTGTGGTGTGCAATATGGGACACAGCAATACAGAAATAGATATT AACAGTTTACGCACGCCTGATTTAATTTGGGAAAAAGTAAGGTCTCAAGTGGATCATGTTATCTGGCCAGATGGAAAGCGCATCGTGTTATTAGCGGAAGGCCGTTTAGTCAACTTATCTTGTTCCAGCATTCCCTCATTTGTTGTATCAATTACAGCTGCTACCCAAGCGTTAGCGCTTATTGAACTTTTTAACGCGCCTCCAGGACGATATAAAAGCGACGTTTATCTACTACCAAAAAAGATGG ACGAGTACGTGGCCTCATTACATCTACCAACATTTGATGCACATTTGACGGAATTAACGGACGAACAAGCAAAATACATGGGACTTAATAAGGCTGGACCTTTTAAGCCTAATTATTATCG CTATTAA
- the LOC143152453 gene encoding adenosylhomocysteinase-like 1 isoform X3, with protein MADSGDAVNSTSSGKADRNTVIDGPVTDPASNNKDSKSGALKKSSRYRSRSLSASSTDSYSSASYTGSSSDEDDVSPREKVQKTEKGFTDFCVRNINQHMFGRREIEIAEQEMPGIMALRKRAADDKPLKNAKIVGCTHINAQTAILIETLVHLGAQVRWAACNIYSTQNEVAAALAHARYPIFAWRGETEEDFWWCIDKCVAAENWQPNMILDDGGDATHLMLKKYNVMFKMIQGIVEESVTGVHRLYQLSKAGKLSVPAMNVNDSVTKTKFDNLYSCRESIIDSLKRSTDIMFGGKQVVICGYGEVGKGCCQALKGLGCIVYITEIDPICALQASMDGFRVMKLNEVIRNVDIVITATGNKNVVTREHMDKMKNGCVVCNMGHSNTEIDINSLRTPDLIWEKVRSQVDHVIWPDGKRIVLLAEGRLVNLSCSSIPSFVVSITAATQALALIELFNAPPGRYKSDVYLLPKKMDEYVASLHLPTFDAHLTELTDEQAKYMGLNKAGPFKPNYYRY; from the exons ATGGCTGACAGCGGGGATGCCGTGAACAGTACATCGTCAGGAAAAGCGGATAGAAATACCGTAATCGATGGACCTGTCACCGATCCAGCATCAAATAATAAG gATTCCAAGTCTGGAGCCTTGAAGAAGTCCAGCCGCTATCGTAGCCGCTCTTTATCAGCCAGCAGCACAGATAGCTATAGTTCTG CTTCTTATACAGGAAGTTCGTCGGATGAAGATGATGTTTCGCCACGTGAAAAAGTTCAAAAAACGGAAAAGGGTTTCACCGATTTTTGCGTACGTAATATTAACCAACACATGTTTGGTCgaagagaaatagaaatagCTGAACAAGAAATGCCTGGAATCATGGCGCTTCGTAAACGTGCAGCTGATGATAAG CCACTGAAGAATGCTAAAATTGTGGGGTGTACTCATATTAATGCTCAAACTGCTATCCTCATTGAAACCTTAGTACATTTGGGAGCACAAGTCAGATGGGCAGCATGCAACATATATTCAACACAAAATGAAGTGGCTGCTGCCCTTGCTCATGCCCGTTATCCAATTTTTGCTTGGCGCGGCGAAACAGAAGAAGATTTCTGGTGGTGTATCGATAAATGTGTAGCAGCTGAAAATTGGCAACCTAATATGATACTGGATGACGGAGGAGATGCAACACATTTAATGCTCAAAAAATATAACGTTATGTTTAAGATGATTCAAG GAATCGTCGAAGAGAGCGTAACAGGTGTACATAGATTATATCAATTATCCAAAGCAGGAAAATTATCCGTCCCTGCCATGAATGTGAATGACAGCGTAACAAAGACCAAGTTTGACAATCTTTATAGCTGCCGCGAAAGTATTATCGATAG CTTGAAAAGATCCACAGATATTATGTTTGGTGGAAAACAAGTTGTAATTTGTGGCTATGGCGAGGTTGGTAAAGGCTGTTGTCAGGCTCTTAAAGGCTTGGGATGTATCGTTTATATAACTGAAATTGATCCAATTTGTGCTTTACAAGCTAG TATGGATGGCTTTAGAGTAATGAAACTAAACGAAGTTATCAGAAACGTTGACATTGTTATTACAGCAACAGGCAATAAAAATGTAGTTACACGAGAACATATGGACAAGATGAAGAACGGATGTGTGGTGTGCAATATGGGACACAGCAATACAGAAATAGATATT AACAGTTTACGCACGCCTGATTTAATTTGGGAAAAAGTAAGGTCTCAAGTGGATCATGTTATCTGGCCAGATGGAAAGCGCATCGTGTTATTAGCGGAAGGCCGTTTAGTCAACTTATCTTGTTCCAGCATTCCCTCATTTGTTGTATCAATTACAGCTGCTACCCAAGCGTTAGCGCTTATTGAACTTTTTAACGCGCCTCCAGGACGATATAAAAGCGACGTTTATCTACTACCAAAAAAGATGG ACGAGTACGTGGCCTCATTACATCTACCAACATTTGATGCACATTTGACGGAATTAACGGACGAACAAGCAAAATACATGGGACTTAATAAGGCTGGACCTTTTAAGCCTAATTATTATCG CTATTAA
- the LOC143152453 gene encoding adenosylhomocysteinase-like 1 isoform X4 produces the protein MADSGDAVNSTSSGKADRNTVIDGPVTDPASNNKDSKSGALKKSSRYRSRSLSASSTDSYSSGSSSDEDDVSPREKVQKTEKGFTDFCVRNINQHMFGRREIEIAEQEMPGIMALRKRAADDKPLKNAKIVGCTHINAQTAILIETLVHLGAQVRWAACNIYSTQNEVAAALAHARYPIFAWRGETEEDFWWCIDKCVAAENWQPNMILDDGGDATHLMLKKYNVMFKMIQGIVEESVTGVHRLYQLSKAGKLSVPAMNVNDSVTKTKFDNLYSCRESIIDSLKRSTDIMFGGKQVVICGYGEVGKGCCQALKGLGCIVYITEIDPICALQASMDGFRVMKLNEVIRNVDIVITATGNKNVVTREHMDKMKNGCVVCNMGHSNTEIDINSLRTPDLIWEKVRSQVDHVIWPDGKRIVLLAEGRLVNLSCSSIPSFVVSITAATQALALIELFNAPPGRYKSDVYLLPKKMDEYVASLHLPTFDAHLTELTDEQAKYMGLNKAGPFKPNYYRY, from the exons ATGGCTGACAGCGGGGATGCCGTGAACAGTACATCGTCAGGAAAAGCGGATAGAAATACCGTAATCGATGGACCTGTCACCGATCCAGCATCAAATAATAAG gATTCCAAGTCTGGAGCCTTGAAGAAGTCCAGCCGCTATCGTAGCCGCTCTTTATCAGCCAGCAGCACAGATAGCTATAGTTCTG GAAGTTCGTCGGATGAAGATGATGTTTCGCCACGTGAAAAAGTTCAAAAAACGGAAAAGGGTTTCACCGATTTTTGCGTACGTAATATTAACCAACACATGTTTGGTCgaagagaaatagaaatagCTGAACAAGAAATGCCTGGAATCATGGCGCTTCGTAAACGTGCAGCTGATGATAAG CCACTGAAGAATGCTAAAATTGTGGGGTGTACTCATATTAATGCTCAAACTGCTATCCTCATTGAAACCTTAGTACATTTGGGAGCACAAGTCAGATGGGCAGCATGCAACATATATTCAACACAAAATGAAGTGGCTGCTGCCCTTGCTCATGCCCGTTATCCAATTTTTGCTTGGCGCGGCGAAACAGAAGAAGATTTCTGGTGGTGTATCGATAAATGTGTAGCAGCTGAAAATTGGCAACCTAATATGATACTGGATGACGGAGGAGATGCAACACATTTAATGCTCAAAAAATATAACGTTATGTTTAAGATGATTCAAG GAATCGTCGAAGAGAGCGTAACAGGTGTACATAGATTATATCAATTATCCAAAGCAGGAAAATTATCCGTCCCTGCCATGAATGTGAATGACAGCGTAACAAAGACCAAGTTTGACAATCTTTATAGCTGCCGCGAAAGTATTATCGATAG CTTGAAAAGATCCACAGATATTATGTTTGGTGGAAAACAAGTTGTAATTTGTGGCTATGGCGAGGTTGGTAAAGGCTGTTGTCAGGCTCTTAAAGGCTTGGGATGTATCGTTTATATAACTGAAATTGATCCAATTTGTGCTTTACAAGCTAG TATGGATGGCTTTAGAGTAATGAAACTAAACGAAGTTATCAGAAACGTTGACATTGTTATTACAGCAACAGGCAATAAAAATGTAGTTACACGAGAACATATGGACAAGATGAAGAACGGATGTGTGGTGTGCAATATGGGACACAGCAATACAGAAATAGATATT AACAGTTTACGCACGCCTGATTTAATTTGGGAAAAAGTAAGGTCTCAAGTGGATCATGTTATCTGGCCAGATGGAAAGCGCATCGTGTTATTAGCGGAAGGCCGTTTAGTCAACTTATCTTGTTCCAGCATTCCCTCATTTGTTGTATCAATTACAGCTGCTACCCAAGCGTTAGCGCTTATTGAACTTTTTAACGCGCCTCCAGGACGATATAAAAGCGACGTTTATCTACTACCAAAAAAGATGG ACGAGTACGTGGCCTCATTACATCTACCAACATTTGATGCACATTTGACGGAATTAACGGACGAACAAGCAAAATACATGGGACTTAATAAGGCTGGACCTTTTAAGCCTAATTATTATCG CTATTAA